A window of the Cucurbita pepo subsp. pepo cultivar mu-cu-16 chromosome LG01, ASM280686v2, whole genome shotgun sequence genome harbors these coding sequences:
- the LOC111791778 gene encoding transcription termination factor MTERF5, chloroplastic-like, with protein sequence MSKISSTFLLYFIQNRFINTISGSTLPLASVSTIEFLKNSCGLATDSPSSALRKLQFDEKSAKKYEAVPRFLKSYGFENSQIAKLIAKRPSILQSRVSSNLKPKFEFLEEIGFVGPLLPKVILSNPTILQRGLDSQLKPSFCFIKEMLESDEQANFAIRRSSWLLTFDFKGVMQSNVNVLLGEGVPSRNISKLIGQQPRTIMQKVDRMVCAVKKVKELGIEPQTRMFVRALRVVLSMNDTTWKKKINVFKSLGWSEKEILTAFKRDPYCLACSEEKMRAVADFCFNAAKLDPETVISYPTFFMSGLDKRLRPRFKVVEVLKVKKLIENRKIARLLVLGERIFVKNYVLKHLDEVPDLMDIYRGNAAAESRPVL encoded by the coding sequence ATGTCTAAAATTTCCTCGACATTTTTGCTCTATTTCATCCAGAATCGGTTCATCAATACGATTTCTGGTTCTACATTGCCTCTAGCGTCTGTGTCTACGATTGAATTCCTCAAGAACTCTTGTGGGCTTGCTACGGATTCTCCTTCTTCCGCCCTTCGAAAGCTCCAATTCGATGAAAAAAGCGCCAAGAAGTACGAAGCCGTTCCTCGTTTCTTGAAATCATATGGATTCGAGAATTCGCAGATCGCCAAGTTGATCGCGAAGCGACCTTCAATCCTTCAATCGAGAGTCTCCAGCAATCTGAAGCCTAAATTTGAGTTCCTCGAGGAAATTGGGTTCGTCGGCCCTTTACTTCCCAAGGTAATTTTATCGAACCCCACTATTCTGCAGAGGGGCTTAGATTCTCAGTTGAAACCATCGTTTTGTTTCATTAAGGAAATGCTTGAATCGGATGAGCAGGCTAATTTTGCTATTCGTCGATCTTCGTGGCTTCtaacttttgattttaagGGTGTTATGCAATCTAACGTTAATGTGTTGCTCGGTGAAGGGGTACCTTCGAGGAATATATCGAAATTGATTGGGCAGCAACCAAGAACTATTATGCAAAAGGTTGATAGAATGGTTTGTGCAGTGAAGAAGGTCAAGGAATTGGGCATTGAACCACAGACTCGTATGTTTGTTCGTGCGCTTCGTGTAGTGTTGTCCATGAATGACACaacttggaagaagaaaataaatgttttcaaGAGTTTGGGATGGTCTGAGAAGGAGATTTTAACAGCATTTAAGAGAGACCCATATTGTTTAGCTTGTTCAGAGGAGAAAATGAGGGCTGTTGCAGATTTCTGTTTCAACGCTGCAAAATTGGACCCAGAAACTGTAATTTCTTACCCCACGTTCTTCATGTCTGGACTGGACAAGCGTCTCCGGCCAAGGTTCAAAGTTGTTGAGGTTTTGAAGGTAAAAAAACTGATTGAGAACAGAAAGATTGCTCGGTTGCTTGTTCTAGGGGAAAgaatttttgtgaagaattaTGTTCTTAAGCATTTGGATGAAGTCCCAGATCTTATGGACATATACAGGGGCAATGCGGCAGCCGAATCCAGACCTGTTCTATAG